A stretch of Candidatus Kryptoniota bacterium DNA encodes these proteins:
- a CDS encoding YceI family protein — translation MSTWKIDPVHSEIKFKVKHLVVSNVTGQFRKFDAEIESNQRDFSDARIRVDIDVNTIDTRNEQRDGHLKSPDFFDAASHTRMTFLSKSVTKKSDNNYIVLGDLTIRGTTKEVTLDVTYNGSARSFDGSEVVGFEAVGKLNRFDFGLHWNAITEAGSIVVGDEVKIEIAAEFVLASEARKAA, via the coding sequence ATGTCGACGTGGAAAATAGACCCGGTTCATTCGGAAATAAAATTCAAGGTGAAACATCTTGTGGTTTCAAATGTTACCGGACAGTTCCGGAAGTTTGACGCCGAAATTGAATCCAATCAAAGAGACTTTTCAGATGCAAGGATTCGTGTGGATATCGATGTCAACACAATCGATACGCGCAACGAGCAGCGCGATGGGCATCTTAAGTCGCCGGATTTCTTCGACGCTGCCTCGCATACTAGAATGACGTTCCTTTCGAAATCCGTGACCAAAAAATCCGATAACAACTATATCGTGCTTGGCGATTTAACTATTCGGGGCACGACAAAAGAGGTTACGCTGGATGTTACTTACAACGGTTCTGCCCGGTCATTCGACGGGTCGGAGGTCGTTGGATTCGAGGCCGTGGGCAAACTCAACAGGTTTGACTTCGGTCTTCACTGGAATGCAATCACCGAAGCAGGCAGTATCGTGGTCGGTGACGAAGTAAAAATCGAAATTGCTGCCGAGTTTGTCCTGGCTTCTGAGGCGAGAAAAGCGGCCTGA
- a CDS encoding NAD(P)H-dependent oxidoreductase, producing MLRFVGFSGSLRKGSFNTALLRAASELLSDDVHIDIVDIGGLPLYNADLEIPSAPEQVVEFRQAIRGADAFLIVSPEYNYSIPGGLKNAIDWGSRGPDRPFAGKPVAVMGATTGMWGTVRMQLAFRPVFLYLDMIPLNKPEVLVADAPNKFDPEGKLLHEQTKEIVRQQLVALKKLALETKMLNHSK from the coding sequence ATGCTTAGGTTCGTTGGATTTTCGGGAAGCCTTAGAAAGGGTTCATTCAACACAGCACTCCTGCGCGCAGCGAGTGAACTCTTATCCGACGATGTACATATAGACATCGTGGATATCGGCGGACTCCCCTTATACAATGCGGACCTCGAGATTCCTTCGGCACCGGAACAGGTCGTGGAATTCCGACAGGCAATCCGTGGCGCGGATGCATTTCTTATTGTATCGCCTGAATATAACTATTCGATTCCAGGCGGACTCAAGAACGCGATTGATTGGGGATCCCGGGGGCCCGATCGTCCCTTCGCCGGTAAACCTGTCGCAGTTATGGGCGCTACCACGGGAATGTGGGGCACCGTTCGCATGCAGCTCGCATTTCGACCTGTGTTCCTGTATCTCGACATGATCCCCCTGAACAAACCTGAAGTGCTGGTCGCGGATGCACCTAACAAGTTTGATCCCGAGGGTAAACTATTACATGAACAGACGAAAGAAATTGTACGCCAACAACTCGTCGCCCTCAAGAAACTGGCCCTTGAAACGAAAATGTTAAATCATTCAAAATAA
- a CDS encoding MarR family transcriptional regulator has translation MKTTRKYGRKADMALSLWVKLARATDTMSKLTTRDIAGYGLTEAQFGVLETLGHLGPMKIGEVCSKKLSSGGNMTVVVDNLTRDGYVERMDAPDDRRAYILRLTPKGTRLFNEIFVKHARYVEELVSSSLSEEEITRLSGLLKKFGLALKERL, from the coding sequence ATGAAGACAACCAGGAAATACGGTCGCAAAGCCGACATGGCTCTGAGTCTTTGGGTGAAGTTGGCCCGCGCGACCGATACCATGTCAAAATTGACCACGAGAGACATCGCCGGTTATGGCCTCACCGAGGCCCAATTCGGCGTCCTGGAAACTCTCGGCCATCTTGGTCCGATGAAGATCGGGGAAGTCTGCTCGAAAAAACTCTCGTCCGGAGGCAACATGACCGTGGTCGTCGATAACCTCACGCGCGATGGCTACGTCGAAAGAATGGACGCACCCGATGACCGCAGAGCTTACATCCTGAGATTGACCCCAAAAGGTACCAGGTTATTTAACGAGATCTTTGTCAAACACGCAAGATATGTCGAAGAACTCGTGAGCTCTTCTTTGTCAGAAGAAGAAATCACGCGACTTTCGGGTTTACTGAAGAAATTCGGGCTGGCTCTTAAGGAAAGATTGTGA
- a CDS encoding GIY-YIG nuclease family protein — protein MFYTYIILSLKTGRYYVGSASNLERRVDQHNRGKTTSTRTGIPWKLAYSEEFDSRKKAVERERYIKSQKSKIFIEHLISNASAGHVGQLV, from the coding sequence ATGTTTTATACTTACATAATCCTAAGCCTCAAGACGGGTAGATATTACGTCGGTAGCGCGTCAAATCTCGAACGCAGAGTTGATCAACACAATAGGGGTAAGACAACCTCGACACGAACGGGTATTCCCTGGAAACTTGCCTACTCCGAGGAATTCGATTCAAGAAAGAAAGCTGTAGAACGGGAGCGGTATATCAAGTCTCAAAAGAGCAAGATCTTCATCGAGCATCTTATCTCGAACGCCTCAGCCGGGCATGTAGGCCAGTTGGTTTAG
- a CDS encoding DNA polymerase domain-containing protein, producing the protein MLSRKDQGSVLKIRGWLFDIYPAAGGVVVWIIDESGRSVRGYAPFSPSFFVHVDQSTRPQVEAVAKRLRCVVTEGWTEKKDLYSDKHLKVIKVVVPDILHFREIVRHFESQFPYYVFFNSDLLPVQTFMFERDIFPLALGDYSFDGNGKLIDIQLDDDITAVDYTLPPLTIMTLRPSFSEVAPKYRNNISLEAGYDGRIYSIEADSSEELITRINSHIDRCDPDVLITEYGDHTILPMLLTLSKEVKVPIHLNRDESVAYQHTREISYWSYGQVVHRAGSFELAGRWHLDAYNSFIMDESDLSGLLELARITRIPVQRQARESIGTGLSSIQLAWAYRHDVLIPAKKQEWEKFKSASQLLLADRGGLIYLPKMGYHEQVAELDFASMYPSLMVMHNISPETVNCQCCENDKVPELHYTLCEKRRGIIAETLDPVLKKRAAYKLRERKATAEAEKKEYHKRQTSLKWLLVTSFGYLGYKNARFGKIEAHESVNAFSREALLKAKIIAERNGYSVIHGIVDCLWLAKAGATENDYKKLGEEISKSVGVLISLEGIYKWILFPASRMDPEIPTANRYVGAYTNGEVKVRGIEVRRGDIPLFVRKMQGEILDLFATAGSVAELKKMIPAALDILSAHLENLKSGRVAPMELVIRHTISKDADEYEHNSAQAVVAKSMSEAGVALQPGETAEYIIVDHTGKKDSRKAVPFVFYRTEDGYDVEKYTDLAMKAIEVLLVPLGWTPPAKGVERKVIRKKKEEKIGELIQNV; encoded by the coding sequence ATGCTTTCCCGGAAAGACCAGGGCTCCGTGCTGAAGATCAGAGGATGGCTCTTTGATATTTATCCCGCAGCAGGCGGGGTCGTCGTCTGGATCATAGACGAATCGGGGAGAAGCGTCCGCGGGTACGCCCCGTTTAGTCCTTCCTTTTTTGTGCACGTCGACCAAAGTACCAGGCCACAGGTGGAAGCCGTCGCGAAAAGGCTGCGATGCGTTGTCACCGAAGGATGGACCGAGAAGAAAGATCTGTATTCGGACAAACACCTGAAAGTAATCAAAGTTGTTGTGCCGGATATTCTTCACTTCAGGGAGATAGTCCGTCACTTCGAATCCCAATTTCCATATTACGTTTTTTTTAATTCAGATCTACTTCCTGTCCAGACATTCATGTTCGAACGCGACATATTTCCGCTCGCATTAGGTGACTATTCTTTTGACGGGAACGGAAAGCTGATTGACATACAGCTCGATGACGACATAACCGCGGTCGATTACACTCTTCCACCTCTTACGATCATGACGCTCCGCCCGTCGTTTTCGGAAGTGGCTCCCAAATACAGGAACAACATCTCTCTCGAGGCGGGATACGACGGACGCATTTATTCAATCGAAGCCGATTCGTCCGAAGAACTCATCACGCGGATCAACAGCCACATTGATCGATGCGATCCTGACGTCCTGATCACCGAATATGGCGACCATACGATTCTCCCGATGCTCCTGACCTTGTCGAAGGAAGTGAAGGTCCCGATCCACCTAAACCGCGACGAATCTGTCGCTTATCAGCACACAAGAGAGATCAGCTACTGGAGTTATGGGCAGGTTGTGCACCGCGCCGGGTCGTTCGAGCTTGCCGGACGGTGGCATCTCGACGCGTACAATTCCTTCATCATGGACGAGTCCGACCTCTCCGGCCTTCTTGAGCTCGCGCGCATCACGAGAATTCCTGTTCAGCGGCAGGCTCGCGAAAGTATCGGAACAGGTCTGTCATCGATACAACTTGCTTGGGCTTATCGGCACGATGTTCTGATTCCCGCGAAGAAACAGGAATGGGAAAAATTTAAATCCGCGTCCCAACTTCTACTTGCGGACAGGGGAGGACTCATATATCTGCCAAAGATGGGTTATCACGAGCAGGTGGCGGAGCTCGACTTCGCGTCGATGTATCCGAGCCTGATGGTCATGCACAATATTTCTCCGGAAACAGTAAACTGTCAGTGCTGCGAGAACGACAAAGTGCCGGAGCTGCACTACACGCTTTGTGAAAAGAGGCGCGGTATTATTGCTGAAACGCTTGATCCCGTTTTAAAGAAACGCGCAGCGTACAAGTTGCGTGAGCGAAAAGCAACCGCTGAAGCCGAGAAGAAGGAATATCACAAGAGACAGACCTCCTTGAAGTGGCTCCTTGTCACGTCGTTCGGTTACCTCGGTTATAAAAACGCGCGGTTCGGAAAGATAGAAGCACATGAATCGGTAAACGCGTTCTCGCGCGAAGCGCTTCTTAAAGCGAAAATTATCGCCGAGAGAAACGGTTACTCGGTAATTCATGGGATCGTGGATTGCCTGTGGCTTGCAAAGGCCGGCGCGACGGAAAACGACTACAAAAAATTGGGAGAGGAGATATCAAAGTCTGTAGGGGTCCTTATTTCACTTGAAGGAATTTATAAATGGATCTTGTTTCCTGCTTCTCGAATGGATCCGGAAATCCCGACTGCGAACCGGTATGTCGGCGCGTACACGAACGGGGAAGTGAAGGTGCGCGGGATTGAGGTCAGGCGCGGAGACATCCCGCTCTTTGTCAGGAAAATGCAGGGTGAGATACTCGATCTGTTCGCGACTGCCGGGTCGGTCGCCGAATTGAAAAAAATGATACCGGCTGCTCTCGACATTTTAAGTGCTCATCTGGAAAACCTGAAAAGCGGCCGCGTCGCACCGATGGAACTTGTCATCAGGCATACAATTTCAAAGGACGCCGACGAATACGAGCACAACAGCGCACAGGCAGTTGTCGCGAAATCGATGTCCGAAGCTGGAGTCGCTCTTCAGCCGGGTGAGACGGCAGAATATATTATCGTCGATCACACCGGTAAGAAGGACAGCCGCAAGGCAGTGCCGTTTGTTTTTTATCGTACGGAAGACGGATATGACGTTGAGAAATATACCGACCTCGCGATGAAGGCAATTGAGGTGCTATTGGTACCGCTCGGATGGACACCGCCCGCGAAAGGTGTTGAAAGAAAAGTAATCCGCAAGAAGAAGGAAGAGAAAATCGGCGAGCTGATTCAAAACGTGTGA
- a CDS encoding DUF72 domain-containing protein, with amino-acid sequence MTGKYKPNVSSGSDVKSPDVLVGTAGWNYEDWVGPFYPERPEKGFSRLEFYSKFFDCVEVNSTFYRHFGPKTIEKWLGEVEGNANFEFIIKLYKNFTHGKRSPASGFRDDKSAVEEYLAPLVESAKLGGLLVQFSEYFRAGEESRSYLAFLLHEFRGYRLFVELRHLSWYSNQDMEFLKKLNVNLVVVDQPMLNGMVGFEPEYLGKYGYVRLHGRNIVKWSESREALAQGIEIADEQRNDRYNYLYTTGELDEIERKIRVVKERCDKLYVVANNHPLGKAVANALELLKRLRDQDRVRIPSTLIRYFPELGAIADRVDVGPEPDMFNGEQNA; translated from the coding sequence ATGACTGGAAAATATAAACCGAATGTAAGTTCCGGAAGCGACGTAAAATCACCTGACGTGTTAGTGGGTACAGCCGGATGGAATTACGAGGATTGGGTCGGGCCTTTCTATCCCGAGCGCCCGGAGAAAGGATTTTCAAGACTGGAATTCTATTCGAAATTTTTCGACTGCGTGGAGGTCAATAGTACTTTCTACCGCCACTTCGGTCCGAAGACGATTGAAAAATGGCTGGGAGAAGTGGAAGGGAATGCGAACTTCGAATTCATAATCAAACTCTATAAGAATTTCACACACGGAAAGCGTTCGCCGGCCAGTGGGTTCAGAGACGATAAATCGGCAGTAGAAGAATATCTTGCTCCGCTCGTGGAAAGCGCGAAACTTGGAGGGCTACTCGTACAGTTCTCCGAATATTTTAGAGCCGGTGAGGAATCAAGATCTTATCTCGCGTTTCTCCTCCACGAGTTCAGAGGCTATCGTCTTTTCGTGGAGCTTCGGCACCTGTCATGGTACAGCAATCAGGACATGGAATTTTTGAAAAAGCTGAACGTGAACCTTGTCGTTGTCGACCAGCCGATGTTGAACGGCATGGTCGGATTTGAGCCGGAGTACCTGGGTAAGTATGGGTATGTCCGCCTCCACGGCAGGAACATCGTAAAATGGTCGGAGAGCAGGGAAGCGCTGGCACAAGGAATCGAGATCGCCGATGAGCAAAGAAACGACAGGTACAATTACCTGTATACAACCGGCGAGCTCGACGAAATAGAAAGAAAGATCAGAGTGGTTAAGGAAAGATGTGACAAGCTGTATGTCGTCGCGAACAACCATCCTCTCGGGAAAGCTGTCGCGAACGCGCTGGAACTCCTCAAGCGCTTGAGAGACCAGGACCGCGTCAGGATTCCTTCCACCTTGATCCGGTATTTCCCGGAGCTCGGCGCGATCGCGGACAGGGTGGACGTCGGCCCGGAACCGGACATGTTCAATGGTGAGCAAAATGCCTGA
- a CDS encoding DUF4345 family protein, with protein MAPQASITAGQVVVQICLFIVSAIAIIGGSLQFYLGEPKVSPRLDNVHRFRAGVYLSTGFISLWAALTVRQQGFLIYLLALGVLMAGLGRVLSIWKVGLPEPKWVWRAYLIPELLIPFIIAVAHYLSS; from the coding sequence ATGGCCCCGCAAGCTAGCATCACCGCTGGCCAGGTCGTCGTTCAGATTTGTCTTTTCATAGTAAGTGCCATCGCGATTATCGGCGGTTCTCTCCAGTTCTATCTTGGAGAGCCCAAGGTGTCGCCACGCCTCGATAATGTTCATCGCTTTAGGGCAGGTGTATATCTTTCGACCGGTTTTATTTCTCTTTGGGCGGCGCTTACAGTTCGGCAGCAAGGCTTCCTGATTTACCTCCTTGCTCTTGGTGTCCTGATGGCAGGTCTCGGCAGGGTACTGTCGATTTGGAAAGTTGGCTTGCCAGAACCCAAATGGGTATGGCGTGCTTATCTAATCCCGGAGCTGCTTATTCCTTTCATCATTGCGGTGGCGCACTATCTTAGTTCCTGA
- a CDS encoding alpha/beta hydrolase, translating into MTDWSTAICETNGIKIHYTRTGGSKSPLILLHGLAANGACWTSFAHAIEGEHDVIMPDARGHGKSSVPDYGYRYEDHANDVVGLIQALRLPPPILLGHSMGGMTAAVVASRKPKILRGLILADPTFLSPKVQREVRDSDVADQHRRILNTSLDEVVAEARIRHPDRSSDTIELIARARLQTSMSAFDVLTPPNPDYMQLVSAIDVPSLLVIGDKGVVSSAVAAELQRLNRRFQIEQIREAGHGVHYDQPERFAVVVKSFLRLIGTVIDP; encoded by the coding sequence ATGACCGACTGGAGCACAGCAATCTGCGAAACAAACGGAATTAAGATACATTATACGAGAACCGGAGGAAGCAAATCTCCTTTGATTTTGCTACACGGATTAGCTGCTAATGGAGCCTGCTGGACTTCCTTCGCACATGCTATAGAGGGAGAACATGACGTAATCATGCCGGATGCCAGGGGTCATGGAAAGTCGAGTGTGCCTGACTATGGATACCGATACGAAGACCATGCAAATGATGTAGTCGGTCTTATACAGGCTCTAAGACTTCCTCCTCCGATTCTGCTTGGACACTCCATGGGAGGCATGACTGCAGCCGTAGTGGCCAGTCGTAAACCAAAGATACTTCGTGGCCTAATCTTAGCTGACCCAACGTTCTTGAGTCCAAAAGTTCAGCGCGAAGTTCGCGATAGCGATGTGGCCGATCAGCATCGGCGAATTCTCAATACTTCATTGGATGAAGTGGTGGCAGAAGCCCGGATTAGACACCCTGATCGGTCATCGGATACCATCGAGCTAATTGCCCGGGCACGACTTCAAACCAGCATGAGTGCTTTCGACGTTCTCACGCCACCGAACCCCGACTATATGCAGTTAGTGAGTGCGATTGACGTTCCAAGCTTACTCGTGATTGGTGATAAAGGTGTGGTTTCGTCTGCTGTGGCCGCAGAATTGCAACGTCTTAATCGGAGATTTCAGATTGAACAAATCCGGGAAGCTGGTCATGGGGTCCACTATGACCAGCCAGAGCGCTTTGCGGTTGTCGTCAAATCATTCTTACGTTTAATTGGTACAGTGATTGACCCGTGA
- a CDS encoding dihydrofolate reductase family protein — protein sequence MRKIIVLSMITLDGVMQAPGGPEEDTSGGFKYGGWVAPYGDDVIGRVIEKQMKPADLLLGRKTFEIFASYWPEHENGWPGINDVTKYVLSKTMKKSDWKNSVFLKSLADIEKLKNSKGSDIKVWGSGKLVQLLLKNDLVDELWLKIFPLTLGKGKKLFDNGAIPAAFTLIESIVTPSGVIIANYKRAGKVKTGTIGS from the coding sequence ATGAGAAAAATAATCGTCTTATCAATGATTACATTAGATGGAGTAATGCAAGCACCTGGTGGACCTGAGGAAGATACATCAGGTGGTTTCAAATATGGCGGTTGGGTTGCACCTTATGGTGACGATGTTATTGGCAGGGTCATCGAAAAACAGATGAAACCTGCAGACCTTCTTTTGGGCAGAAAAACATTTGAGATTTTTGCCTCCTACTGGCCAGAGCATGAAAATGGATGGCCAGGTATCAATGATGTCACAAAATACGTCCTGTCCAAGACCATGAAGAAGTCGGATTGGAAAAATTCAGTTTTCCTCAAAAGCTTGGCAGATATCGAAAAGCTCAAAAATTCAAAAGGCTCCGACATTAAAGTTTGGGGCAGTGGTAAGCTCGTCCAACTGCTACTTAAGAATGATTTAGTGGACGAACTTTGGCTCAAAATTTTCCCGTTGACTCTTGGTAAAGGAAAAAAGTTGTTTGACAATGGCGCGATTCCGGCGGCATTTACATTAATAGAGAGTATTGTTACACCAAGTGGAGTTATTATTGCCAATTACAAGCGGGCTGGAAAAGTTAAGACAGGTACTATTGGATCTTAA
- a CDS encoding LysE family transporter, with the protein MDLTVFLKGVLVGFGMAVPIGPIGIMCIRKTLAEGRIHGLIIGLGAATGDLIYGCVASFGLTVVSNTLFTQRFWIRLVGGALLLFMGVGTYFAHSVDPDIHINKNGFLRSYLTIVFLTLTNPLTIFGFIAAFATFGLGRGLGYFSSSVLGVGVSVGSCLWFLSLISGVTLFRKKLNHVRLRWVNRIAGILIFISGLIAIASVL; encoded by the coding sequence ATGGATCTCACTGTTTTTCTCAAGGGGGTTCTTGTCGGTTTTGGGATGGCAGTCCCAATCGGTCCCATTGGAATTATGTGCATCCGCAAGACACTTGCGGAGGGACGAATTCACGGGCTGATAATAGGCCTTGGAGCTGCGACCGGGGATTTGATTTACGGTTGTGTTGCTTCATTTGGACTTACGGTCGTTTCAAACACGCTGTTTACTCAGCGATTTTGGATACGACTGGTTGGAGGAGCGCTACTCCTATTCATGGGGGTAGGAACATATTTCGCACACAGCGTCGATCCCGATATTCACATTAACAAGAATGGATTTCTAAGATCATATCTCACTATTGTTTTTCTAACGCTCACTAATCCATTGACGATCTTTGGTTTTATCGCCGCCTTCGCTACGTTTGGTTTAGGAAGAGGCCTCGGTTATTTTTCGTCATCAGTTCTAGGTGTCGGAGTGTCCGTTGGTTCGTGCTTATGGTTTCTGTCCCTCATTTCCGGCGTTACACTTTTCAGAAAGAAGTTGAACCATGTCCGACTTCGATGGGTGAACAGGATTGCCGGCATTTTGATATTCATCTCCGGCTTAATTGCCATCGCAAGTGTGCTCTGA
- a CDS encoding uroporphyrinogen decarboxylase family protein → MLQVSSSPLGNKQESRVGKRNDIVAAFERRVPESAVPIWELEFQAWDAASGKRVVLGHDFESLSPVKQEKAMYTNAEIMIAVSAEMEFAALTVPNAYWNQAPGQLAYYCLPGDTRFRQSIILRKLAPANLMLVAITGGIIEADYSAEFCYRLFNDPGSVDAMAQDRLRNAIEVAKRFRDCGAEAVVSPSDIADNHGPFFNPEQMNRWILPYLTQWSNAVKEMGLYAILHTDGNLTQYMDAIASTGLDAIQAIDPVAGMDMRKTKDIVGRRLCLCGNIDCGLLLRGLPDDVYQSTRNLLATCKAEGGLVLGASNAVQPEVPMDNYRAMISAWKDFGQYEPKQEHSHDSRR, encoded by the coding sequence TTGTTGCAGGTTAGTTCCAGTCCGTTAGGCAACAAACAGGAATCACGCGTGGGAAAAAGAAATGACATAGTGGCCGCCTTTGAGCGGCGAGTGCCTGAAAGCGCGGTGCCTATCTGGGAACTCGAGTTTCAGGCATGGGATGCGGCGTCTGGTAAACGAGTCGTCTTGGGTCACGATTTTGAATCGCTCTCCCCAGTTAAACAAGAGAAGGCGATGTATACCAATGCCGAGATCATGATCGCCGTCTCAGCAGAGATGGAGTTTGCGGCACTCACTGTTCCCAATGCATACTGGAATCAGGCACCGGGTCAACTTGCATACTACTGCCTGCCAGGTGACACCCGTTTCCGGCAGTCGATCATTCTGCGGAAACTTGCCCCCGCAAACCTCATGTTGGTTGCTATCACTGGGGGCATCATCGAGGCGGATTATTCAGCTGAATTCTGTTATCGCCTCTTTAACGATCCAGGAAGTGTTGACGCGATGGCGCAAGACCGTCTTCGAAACGCTATCGAGGTAGCGAAGCGATTTCGTGATTGTGGCGCAGAAGCCGTTGTCTCGCCCTCGGATATTGCCGATAACCACGGTCCGTTCTTCAACCCGGAGCAAATGAACCGCTGGATATTGCCGTACCTTACGCAGTGGTCCAATGCGGTCAAGGAAATGGGATTGTACGCCATTCTTCATACCGATGGAAATCTCACACAATACATGGATGCAATCGCGTCGACAGGGCTGGATGCCATTCAGGCCATAGATCCTGTGGCCGGCATGGACATGCGCAAGACAAAAGATATCGTCGGGCGTCGCCTATGTCTTTGCGGCAATATCGATTGTGGCCTGCTCCTCAGAGGGCTGCCGGATGATGTCTATCAGTCAACTCGAAACCTTCTGGCAACCTGCAAAGCTGAAGGGGGACTGGTCTTGGGTGCCTCCAACGCTGTCCAGCCTGAAGTGCCGATGGATAACTACCGCGCCATGATTAGTGCATGGAAAGATTTTGGTCAATATGAGCCGAAGCAGGAACATTCACACGACTCAAGAAGATGA